In Solanum lycopersicum chromosome 5, SLM_r2.1, the following are encoded in one genomic region:
- the LOC101252490 gene encoding uncharacterized protein isoform X1, whose translation MEDHKEQKAAPWLSVPQFGDWDQKGALPDYSMDFSKIRENRKQNKSRASLGNEEDFNSISNTSNNNVNNTSHSTQNKDQTYHHKHSTTHTRKSIFSCFNCCVKA comes from the exons ATGGAAGATCATAAAGAg CAGAAGGCAGCACCATGGCTATCAGTGCCACAATTTGGGGATTGGGATCAAAAAGGAGCATTACCAGACTACTCAatggatttctcaaaaataagaGAGAATAGGAAACAAAACAAGTCAAGAGCTAGTCTTGGAAATGAGGAGGATTTCAATTCCATATCAAATACAAGTAATAATAATGTGAATAATACAAGTCATTCAACCCAAAACAAAGATCAAACTTACCATCATAAACACTCTACAACTCAT ACAAGGAAAAGCATTTTCAGTTGCTTCAATTGCTGTGTGAAAGCTTGA
- the LOC101252490 gene encoding uncharacterized protein isoform X2 produces MEDHKEKAAPWLSVPQFGDWDQKGALPDYSMDFSKIRENRKQNKSRASLGNEEDFNSISNTSNNNVNNTSHSTQNKDQTYHHKHSTTHTRKSIFSCFNCCVKA; encoded by the exons ATGGAAGATCATAAAGAg AAGGCAGCACCATGGCTATCAGTGCCACAATTTGGGGATTGGGATCAAAAAGGAGCATTACCAGACTACTCAatggatttctcaaaaataagaGAGAATAGGAAACAAAACAAGTCAAGAGCTAGTCTTGGAAATGAGGAGGATTTCAATTCCATATCAAATACAAGTAATAATAATGTGAATAATACAAGTCATTCAACCCAAAACAAAGATCAAACTTACCATCATAAACACTCTACAACTCAT ACAAGGAAAAGCATTTTCAGTTGCTTCAATTGCTGTGTGAAAGCTTGA
- the LOC101252183 gene encoding monothiol glutaredoxin-S1-like yields MDMVMKLGAESPVVIFTKSTCCISHSIETLIRSFGANPKVYELDKLVSNGEMEKALVELLGCKSTSVPAVFIGEEFVGGSNEIMSLNVRGKLKQLLLKANAIWI; encoded by the coding sequence ATGGATATGGTGATGAAGTTGGGAGCAGAGAGTCCAGTGGTGATTTTCACTAAGAGCACTTGTTGCATATCTCACAGTATTGAAACCCTAATTCGAAGTTTCGGAGCAAACCCTAAGGTTTATGAGCTCGATAAATTAGTTTCGAATGGTGAAATGGAGAAGgcattggttgaattactaggGTGTAAATCAACTAGCGTGCCAGCAGTGTTCATCGGAGAAGAGTTCGTTGGTGGTTCTAATGAGATTATGAGTCTTAATGTTAGAGGCAAGCTCAAACAATTGCTTCTAAAGGCAAATGctatttggatataa
- the LOC101251885 gene encoding monothiol glutaredoxin-S6-like codes for MDMVMKLGSESPVVILSKSTCCISHSIETLIRGFGANPMVYELDKLSNGKEMEKALIELLGCKSSVPAVFIGEEFVGGSNEIISLNVRGKLKKLLLKANAIWI; via the coding sequence ATGGATATGGTGATGAAGTTGGGATCAGAGAGTCCAGTGGTGATTCTTAGCAAGAGCACTTGTTGCATCTCTCACAGCATCGAAACCCTAATTCGAGGTTTTGGAGCAAACCCTATGGTTTACGAGCTCGATAAACTTTCAAATGGGAAGGAAATGGAGAAGGCATTGATTGAATTACTAGGGTGTAAATCAAGTGTGCCAGCAGTGTTTATTGGAGAAGAGTTTGTTGGTGGTTCAAATGAGATTATAAGTCTTAATGTTAGAGGCAAGCTTAAAAAATTGCTTCTAAAGGCTAATGCTATTTGGATATAG